The Helicoverpa armigera isolate CAAS_96S chromosome 7, ASM3070526v1, whole genome shotgun sequence genomic sequence TGTACCAAAACATGCACCCACGTCTCGGCAAGGTTGTAAATGTAAGGAATCAGCGAAAATAACACCTGAAACACATGGATATATTTTTGATGTACCAAAACCTGTGAAACTGAAAACATGCCAGTGCAAGGAGTCATCAGCGGGACATAATACTACAACGCAAGAACAATCAAATACCACACAAATATACAGCATAAATAGGCTGGAAACACAATTCATTGTATCTGATATTCATcacaattttaacaaaaaaagttgTAACTGTAGCAAATCATCAAAATCTAAATCAGAATTATCTCAACAAATATTTGAGGTACCGAAGTATACTTCTAAATCAAAGAAAAAGAGTTGCCAGTGCGGTCcaacatataaaagaaaatccgAATCACATGGATATGTTTATGAGGTAACGAAATATAAACCAACAAAAACTGCAcaagaaattttcaaaaatatactcgGAACACAAGCTCGTGCGATCGGATTGTTACCGAATAAATGCcgaaaaaataattgtaagaaatctgaatataaattaaaaggaCCTGGATTTGTTTACGACGTCCCAAAATATCCACGTAAGCCAACATCACGGAAAAGCTATGAGAGCAGTGACTCAGCTAAATTGAAATCTGAATCACATGGATATATTTATGAGGTACCAAGATATATGAAAGAACAATCTGGCGATGATCAGAAAAGATGCGCGTGCAGAGGTccaccaaaaatacaatttcgatCATCGGAATATAGTGAATATCAAAAGTATAATATGACATCGCGAGAACCGTGTAATACCACACAAATATTCAGCATTAATAGACTAGAAACACAATACGCAGCATATAACGCCATTtgcaatatgaataaaaaactttgtaCTTGTCATGCCCcagaaaaacaaaaacctgAATTAGCTGGGTACATATATGACGTACCGAAGAATATAAATTCTAAATCAGAGAAGAGCAATTGCGAGTGCAGCCCCACAGAAAAAAGGGAATCCGAATCACATGGGTATGTGTATGAGGTACCGAAATAtgaaccaaataaaaatggaacAAATGCATTTCGAAAAGACAGAACACAAGTAAGTTGCGAATGTAAAACAGTAATAGGATCTGGATTTGTACACGATCTGCCAAGACATCCTGATGCACCAACGACACGAAAAAGTTGTGAATGTACTGATTCAGCGAATCAGCGAAATAAATCTGAATCTCACGGATACATCTATGAAGTGCCGAAGAATTCTCGTAATGAGTCTTCagataataaaactaaattatctaCCAACAAAAAGACATGTGAGTGCAAAGAACCTACCAAAAGTAAACCTGAATCATTTGGATATGAATTCACATACATGAAAAGTAAGCTCTGTTCAGaagatgtaataaaattaataaataaacaaaaacaaacaattgaatcactgtCCAATCAATATAAGAACAGCAGCAGTAATGGTTTAGCATCAAAAGATAAATCTCTATGCGGTTGTAATAACTCAAGTAGATATAAATCTAATAGTAACGCACAAGACTTATTCAAAGATATACTCGAAATACAGAAAAATGCAATTGAAACACTGACTAATAAATATCACAAGAAAAACTGTGATTGTAATGTTTGTAAGAAAAATGAATTAGAGTCGTCTGGTTTTATATACGAGCTACCGAAATTGGCTCATGTATCAACAgtacaagaaaataattgcGAATGCGCTGAATCCTCAAAACAAATATCAGATTCACCTCGGTACGAAGTCGATTTAACGAAAGAAAGCTGCGCGTGCAGTGCCGACAATGAATATGAAGCCACTAAAAGTTCACAAATAGTTGAATCAAAAAGTATTCCACCTGAATCACAAAACAATTGTAAACAGATGTTGTGTACAGATACAGAAACAGCAAAACTTTCTGATTTAATACTCAAAGACAATGTACCATGTAACGAAAAGAGATCATCAAAAGATAATTTAGAATTAAATAACTGTCCATGTGTACCATTAAACGCAAACAATGCACCACCAACGGAAACGAACAATGATGCCGCGCAATGCAATACAGGAAAAGCAATGTTAAGTGCAGAAGTGATGGATGTGCCATACACAGAATTTAACGCCTCAGTAGCATGCGCAAAATCAGAGTCGTctaacaaattgaaaaaattaacaaaatacgatatatttaaaagaatcaAAGAAGCATACAAAGCATGCAGTTGCAAAGTTTGCGAATGCATTGCTGGAAAACCGGTCAAACCTgatatatgtaaatgtaaaccTTGTGAATGCACTGACTGTTTAAGCTTTTTAGAAAGAAATGACTTTAATACGTCATCGAGTGGAAGTAGTAAATGTACATGTGACGGGTGCAACAAAAGCCTATGTCCAGTGGCGATGAATAAACTAGAAATATGTGACTGTTCTCCATGCAACTGTGTAGATTGCGCAAGAGGTTTTACAAAATCTTGCGATTGTGAACCATGTCAATGTGTAGTTTGTAAAGCTAGAACTATTCCCCAACGTCAAACCTTGGTGGTCGCACCTGTTGGCAGGGAACAAAACGTACAGCGTATAGCTTGCACTTGTTCACCATGCGACTGCATCGAATGCGGCCAAGTTCATCGTTTAACTTCAAGTGTGATGCATGAAATGTCTACTGGAACCAACCGTCATGCTTTGTGCAGATGTGAAATCTGCCTCGATGACGCTTGCGATCAAAGCGGAGTCGATTCTTGTAAATGTCCAAAACGTAACAAAGTTATGAATAAACCAGTCGAAAAAGATACACACGATTTTGATATCAGGGTCGCTACTATAGTGCAGAAACCTATGGCACAACAGAATAACAGAAAAGGAAAGAGTCACGATACCATAGCCATGTTTGCAGCAGTACCCAATACGTATCCTGATTTGCAAAGCAGCATTCAAGAATGCACCTGCGAGGAGGGGTGTGAATGTATTTCTTGTGTCTACAAAGAACATgctattaattcaattaaatcttCACAACTATTTACATCCATAGAAACGGGAGCAAAATCAAGTATTTCTGAAAATAGAACATTTTCAAGTTATCATTGTCAACTATGTAAAACACAGATGGACGATAGGTCTAGTTTAAATGTTCCAGTTCACATGTCAGCGACGTCAAAATGTATGTCTGAGTGTTGTGATTGTATAGATTGTGGAAAAAATGAATCAAGATCACCGCAACGTTCACTTACCGTACCTTATAATCGTATGGGTCACGAACAATCAATGTCTAAGAATAATGCGAAGGCTTCGCATGAgattaatttgcaaaataatgaGATTTCCGATAGTGTTCTATCTGGTTATTCATCAATAGAAACATCTTCAAAAATATCTTGCCACAAAGGTTATGGCATGATTACACAAAAttctagaaataaaaacaagtccTGGGAAAGTTCTTGCAATAGCTCAGGTCACGATTATCCAGAGTATTTAATACAATTTCCAAAATCGACTGTAGAACATTGCCTAAAAGATGTAATGGAGTCAGATAtggataaaaatgttaaacttGGCCAATTCAATACAAATTCAAATGCAACTGAAGAACAAACAGAGTTGAACTCATTTGATACTTCTTTagcaaaagaaaattattttcttgaatGTGGTATAACAGATTCACATAATTCAGAATATATTTGTAGAACTAAGAATAACTGCGATGTATCCTGCCTTCCTGATTCTCCGCAATATTCACTCCATACAAATGCCAAGGGCAGTAACACGCTCGACTCTAACCAACATTTAGTTTTGCAAGTCAATAATCGTCAATGCTCACATAAACCCGAAACAAACGAATGTCACGAAAGTaacgttaaacaaacaaaagacatAAATGAATTGCAAGCCTCTTGTTATGTTCTAGATAGAAGATCTTCTTGTAATAACAATGATGAAAGTATTTATGTTGGAAACCGTACAATTTTCAATCCAATGCCTAATGATAATGAATTTCATGCTTCAGATAAGGTTTTTGATCATAATATCGCCGATGATAACACCACCAACGTTTTACTTCCCATACATAATGAACAATATTGTACTAGAAAGTATTTAGAACAATTACCACAATCATGCCTTGTCAGTGCTGCAAATGGTTTGAGTTTCGAGGATTACGAAAGAATCCGAAAAACTCTCAAAGAAGCTAAAGAGTTTACCAGAGagttaataaaactattaaaaatgtacGAAAAAGCAAACAACGATTTTGATAGTGTATCTGAAAAGCTGAAAATATCCCATGCATCTCTATTAAGTGGTGACATAAACGCAATTCGTGGCGCCAGAAAAGATGTCGTGGAAGACCGTATTGTCAGCGAAGAagaatacaataaaatgaaCCACGAGCTTCAAGGAGGTCATTTACAAGCTCCTCCTGTAAGGGAAATATTAAGTTCCTCGTCTATTATACATATGAAAAGACACATTTCGGATTCAGTGTATGGTGATCATGATAATGACAATATGTCTCAAAAATCAATCATTAAAGATATTTCTAATTTTCAGAAAATGAATGAATCCATAGCTCTAGATCCGTCTCATGATTTTAATTCTGTtttagaaacaaatgaattagTACAAATCGATACACACTTAAACAAGAACGAGGTTTGTTGTGAAAGTGCAGTTAATGTAAAAATGATTGAGGAACATTTGGAGGTAATCCAAAATGTCCAGAACACAACATGCAAGCCCTTAGAGAAGGATTCATTTCATGCTTCAGAGGAAAACACTGCAGTCTGCACTGTAAATAATCGAggcattagaaaaaaatatcgaacACACATtagaaactataaaaaatataccaaactTTTAAGATACATTCTTACAATATCGAGAAAAATTAGTGACATTAGTTCAAATGCTAGTGAATTGACGCCGGTAACAAAATATCATGTCACTGTGGGAACATCCTCAACTGTTGTCGCAGAGTCGATTcaaaaaatgaataatgaacTAAGTACTTTATTACCGATCAAAGACTCTCAAGAACTACATATTTTACGAAGACAAGGAAATGGACTTAatcaaattttgaaaaaactcgAGACCGTATTCCGGAATTTTGAAAAAGATGCAGTGTCTTTAAAAACTAGCGTTCTTGGGAAGAGCTTGGAAGAATATAAAATGGAAATCGGTTCCATAAGACATGTGAGTCAAGTTAAGGTTTTATGTtagaactagctgtttcccaaAAGTCAGAAATATTATAGCTTCGCACCAAGACAAAAGGCAGTCTGCAGCCATCCTCAATAAATAATAGTCATTCACAGTAAAATTAGTATTTGGCTTTAAGATGCTAGCTCTTcagcttaaaaatattaatatacattcAATTAacaatcaaaatttattttctttctttctttctgaagaaataaataaattctgaagaaataaattttattgctcAACCAAAGACGCATGTTTAAAGAGTTAGGATTCTCTTTTCCTCTGCCTTAAGGACGTAAACATTTGGCATACCTAAGCTCGCTTTATAGGTAATCCACTGTTTCAACAGATCAAATTAGTCCATTTATTTAGCTTATAATTGCATGAATGCAAACACTAGAAATTTGTAACTTTCATATAttgtaattcaatattttattacattggaGACAGTTAGTTTTAACTATGTGTACAAACCTGTTCAGGAACTCGAAGAAACAGATACCTGTCCAATTTTAAAGACAAAATCTAGCTGGAACATCGAACCTCGTAAGAATAGTAAAGATTTGTGTATAATTCCATCGATGGAGCTTGATCTAAAGAAAATGGTTCATTCAATACCACAACAGAAGGTTGTCTCCAAAAAACGATTGAATGTGCCCCATCATAAGAATAAAGCTTTAGTAAGTTTATAGTCACTTTAAGAGCAACGATTGTGAAAATATGTCTTCAGAATTTGAAACCTAGGTAAGTTGGTGAGTCAGGGAATCTAGAAGCGACTGCATTCTTCGACACTGTTTCCACGCGcggtaagtttttaatattttatattaacgtCGTAGGGCGAGTGGATTGCTGGTGTAATTGACGTTtcgtctattttttttattattttataattgggTTCTgtgatgatatttaaatattccatCGTTCCAAATTTTTTAGGCTGACCTGCAAGAAGAAGTGAAGAAGCTATTGGAAATGCCAAGTTTGCAACCGCAGGAACCCATTCATTACACTACAGACTGTGTAAAAGAAAACCTTATTAAGAAACAAAGGGTGAGATAAAACCTTTGAAATTTTATGAACATCTATTGTGTACTATTGTGGCGCGTTatgtttgaacgcgctattGCTTAGAGGGTATATAAGTATGAGTGGTTGGAAAATGCACACCCAGGCCAAGACCACGGTTAGttaatttatacataaaagGGATCATGTGAAAACAATATAGCCTGGTTGCATACTAAACCGTTTTATGCTTGTGCTACATTGTGTTTCATCTCAATTATATGTAATTCATCAACATTTTTTACAGAATAAATTCAATTCGGAAATAGAAGAAGCTCCTATGCCAGAGACATCGTTGCCATCATTCTGCAGTAGTAACCAATTCAAACATGTCGACAGAGAAGTATATTGCAGTTCTACGGTATGTCAACAAAAAGGGCAGGGACCTCCTAAGCACATTTGCTGATTATGTTATTGTCATATTGATTGCCTGAAAAAGGAAATAATGAGATAGGACTGGATGGTAGTATGACGGCTGACGGAGAGGAATGGAAGCGAAGAAGGGCAGAACGGAGAGGAAGAATAACCTTACCTacagtattttgtaaattttattacctacgattaatatttaatttcacagAACATGGACATAGCGATGCAAATCAGGGATTTGCTCAACTTGGCGGTAGAAATGATGCCGCTTAAAAGCCAAAGAGGTCTCGACAGTGTTGCCACTGCTACTCGGGTTCCTAGTATGGGAGTAAGTTAACCATTCAATCTTACGCCTCCATAAAACGAATGTATCTGTATTTATCAGTGTAGTTATTTATCGGCAGAATCGATTGAGATGTGTTTTTGTTAGTTGACCACCGCTGGGAAACCAGCGGTGGTTCTTAGagatatttcatcaaaatcggctACACCGTTTTCAAGTTATGAGCGGTTCAATAACTGGACTGGGTTACTTATCTGTGTGGATGCGCCCTGCGTGCGCAATTTTTAGGAATAAGTTCACTGTGTTCGCCAGTGAAGCTAAGTCAGTAGATACATGTACCTAACATTAGATAAGCCCCCATTACGTACTGCTCGTCCTTTaactaataaatgttttctttattagaGTGATACAGACAGTTGCGAATTCCTAAAGGTGGGCTTCACTGCTTTGCGCAGAGTATCAGACAATACTGTGTTTGTCAAGTGGAATGTACCACGAGTTCTCGACAAGGTCAAAGGCTATGAGGTAAAACAAAATAGTTGTTCCccgcgtttttttttaaacctttccATAACTGGGTACAATATATACTGTCACCCGGGGATGGTGTAGCTTCTCAATCAGTCTAATGTGGTATGCACTATAATACTTCCCTTATTTATCTACTACTCTTCTAGTATAACATTctttttatcatattattaaAGTTAGTTACATTTTTCGAGTTAGTTGTTACGAGAAGACAGTAACAAATGAACAATTTCAttacaacgtttttttttttaattgcagcTATTGGTGGACGGGCGTTCCGTAAAGACAATACTCACTCCAACAAAGTCCATGGCCGTGGTCTCATGTTTGCCGCACACAGAAAAAGTGCTGCTGACGATTCGTACCATTACCTCTGACGTATCGACTGGACGCTATCCAGCCACTACCATTATTTACAATCCTCGTGTTaagtaacaataaattaatttagctaTCTTTTACAAACGTGTTTCCTTTTTTATCTTAGGTGCTAACTAAACGATCAAGTTTCTAAATAtccttacaataaaaataataaattcgtgCCTAAGTACTTATGGCATAGGTTTCATTAGTGTGAATGAGAGGGGCAGGTGGCCCTGGGATTTTTTGGTCTAAAAGTTGTAGTGGGAGCTAAGTGGGATCCTTGCAACGACCTCTATATAAATATAGAGGCAACTCTTGTAATCATAGACTTCCTTTAGGTGCCATAGCTATAGTCTATGGCataattgacattgacatactGATATTTGTTGACTGACATTGACAGTTACACAAATATAGAATTTTGTGACGCTCGCTTGGGTCGTATTTGTGAGTCttacgaataaaaaataatatgaatttgttttgaaaatggaTGATCAAAAATATTGCAGAGTATGTCTTGTGACTGATGTTAAGATGTTTAATTTGGAAACTACAACGAGTACGTCAATCGGTGTAGTTTACTCTCACTTGGCTCAAATTCCGGTAAGAGcgtaaatattttgtaggttTGTGGTGTTTGATATACaataaattttgtgaatgaCTATTGCTTCAACTTAATACAAAACCCATCAAGTTTAGTGCCACCTAAATGCTGGACGGGATGCTGaagtaaattttatataaaaatcgtATGGTGGAGAAAAAAATGGAATTCTGAGATTTAAAACCTCTTATTATCGAATCATATTGGTATTGATtgctattaactattttgcaGATATTTGACGGGAACCAACATGTGTGTTTTGAGTGTGCAAGCCTTCTACACAAGTTTCAAGAGTTCAAATCGAAATGTCTCAGAGCAAACAATATACTGTCTAGATTTGAAGTTGGTTCGACACAGGTAAGTtatgaaataacaaatattgaaataagaaGTACCTTTCTAAAAAcaccgcccctaagacgacccactgaccaaacaTAGATTTGTCTCTGGCTGTACTAGATGTGTATTAGAATaatcctgttttatttaatccaGGCAACCAAATCATCTATCAAAAATgtagatagaaaaataaataaattggaatcTACTTTAAAAAATTCCGGTGTGGAGATGTGTGTATGTACCTCCTATGAAGATCCTGCAAATTACATAgaaatcgaaataaataaagttgaagaAAATGAAGTCAAACCTTCAGATATTTGTGTTAAAATTGAAGAGgacaataaaactgaaatagacAAAATACCAGACTTTGATGGAGGTCACAACGATACAGATGAagattataatttatcttcagAAGAAACAACTACAGTGAACATTGTGTCCAGCAATCCTCCAAAACgaaaaagaaaagtaaacacacaaacaaaaactagtaaaaaaagaaaaattaaaagcgAAAACGATCTTGATGATGATAAACCTCTTTCTAAATCTGTCACTAAGAAGGTTGCATCTTTAAAGTCAGCAAAAAAGGTTGCTACCTCAAAGCCTGTTAAAAAGGTTGCAGCTGCAAAGCCGGTTAAGAAGGTTGCATCAGCATCTCCAAAACGTGTTAAAAAGGTTGCATCATCAAAGTCTACAGAAAAAGATGAAACGGAAAAGGCTAGTAAAAAAAAGGATGGAGTTGATATAGCATTCTTTGATAATTATGCCACAGTTGAGTTTCTTACACATGAAGATGCCAGGAAAGAGGTGCTACAAAGAAGAGAGTCTACTAACTATAAAGTATCACCGTTTAAATGTGATTTGTGTTATAGAGGGTTTGAAGCTAAGAGTGCATTTGAGAATCATATGAAAAGACATAAAAcagtaagtataattttaaacattgatTAGAGTATTTATTTAGTCATTAGGGGGGTAGTTACTTTACATGGTTATAAACTTAGTTTTATCTAAAATTTCAAATCCCACATATATAGCCTTAAAAAGTGCTCCTTCATGATATTatattgtgtttaattttttaatatacttCTTGTAAGTTGTAAGTTGAGCTGAGCATTCCTGCCCTTGCCCAATTATTATTTGGTTTTGTTGCAGCAAGTTTTCATATATGATCTTCTATCTTCATTGTAATGAATGTGTTTTTATTCTGATATGATATCAATTGACATAATTATCATTTTCAGGAATTTGGTGATCATGAATGTGAGGTCTGTCACCTGAGGTTTCCGACACAAGTGAAGCTATGTAAGCACCGGCTGTCGTGTCATAAGAGAAAGTTCAGCTGTAAATTATGCTCTTATGTATGTTATTGCATGTAAGTGAAATACTAATTTGAgagttcatctatttatttggaatattttaatcataaagCTGGAATTCCGAGAGGCACCACTTAGTACAGTTGCCCTTTCCTGAATTGACATTAGAATTGATTGCACCATGACTGTGTAATGtagtttctttattaaatacttaaggATAAAGACTTAATTTTACTTGTAATTTACTTACAGATATCAAGCAAAAACTCATGTTAGTCTACACAAGGGAACAAAGTATCCATGTAAACACTGTGGTGAATTATTCaggtaacttatttttttatttataaaataggtataattcccattattattattttttaggaaaagtTTAAAAAACCTTCCTCAATTAGTATAgaagttattattttcattatatatTCAAACTGACACTTGCTTCCTTAAGTCTATTAATATTTTCGATAAGAATGTACAATTAATTCGTTTCCATAATTTCAGTATGCCAAACAGTCTACTAATGCACATGCGTATGAAGCATTTGAAGGAGTCTGTGCGCGAGAGTGTCTGTGAGATGTGTGGCAGCACGTTCAGAACACCACACGGATTGTACCTGCATAATATGAAAGTGCATAGACAGGTAAGATGATAAGGGTTTTGAAATAAAGGTACTGAATTAAATAGACAACTCTGAAAAAATAGGTAGATTTATTTTTCCCTCAAATTAAAgaatgatttaataataactgaAAGGATTGTATTCTTCAGTATTTAAAATGTAGCTAGACCTCCAATTTTGACATCTGTAATCACTCAAGTGACTGATCTATAAGTTATCAGGCAACACTCGATTatcttttgcaaatattttttattggattgTTGCGTTAGAGCAcctacttcaaaatattttcacctTTGCAGGAAAAGAATGAGAAGCTTGGCCCCAAATGTGACGACTGTGGTGTGCACTTTGCGTCAGAGCTGGCTTGGAAGCGACATTTAGTGATTGCAACTAAACATAAAGTCAGGTAAACAATCTTTTAGAATACCTAATATACTTACTCCACCAAACCAtagtgaattattttttaatcaaccAATAGAATTTTGTTACTCAATCATTTTTTTCACCTTTCCTTATTATGTGTGTgatttctaattcatttatataaatgatataaaaaaatattcattgtttAAAAACTCCAAAGCGGAGGCTTTGGTTAAGTCTGGTCCTAAAAATAGTCATGGCATATTTATGTTGATCTCTTTTTACAATCCTCGACAAAAAGTGTCTCCATCTCTAAGGTACCACAAGTAGCTAAAACaagtaattatattatcaacttACCCTTACAGTAATGGCTGCAAATTCTGTGGAGAAACGTTTGCAAATGAAGACGACTTGAAGACTCATCTGAAAGTGCATTCTCGGAAGCAAATCAACAGAAATCTAACGAAGTTGCCAGGCCCTTGTGCT encodes the following:
- the LOC110382222 gene encoding zinc finger protein 540 encodes the protein MDDQKYCRVCLVTDVKMFNLETTTSTSIGVVYSHLAQIPIFDGNQHVCFECASLLHKFQEFKSKCLRANNILSRFEVGSTQATKSSIKNVDRKINKLESTLKNSGVEMCVCTSYEDPANYIEIEINKVEENEVKPSDICVKIEEDNKTEIDKIPDFDGGHNDTDEDYNLSSEETTTVNIVSSNPPKRKRKVNTQTKTSKKRKIKSENDLDDDKPLSKSVTKKVASLKSAKKVATSKPVKKVAAAKPVKKVASASPKRVKKVASSKSTEKDETEKASKKKDGVDIAFFDNYATVEFLTHEDARKEVLQRRESTNYKVSPFKCDLCYRGFEAKSAFENHMKRHKTEFGDHECEVCHLRFPTQVKLCKHRLSCHKRKFSCKLCSYVCYCIYQAKTHVSLHKGTKYPCKHCGELFSMPNSLLMHMRMKHLKESVRESVCEMCGSTFRTPHGLYLHNMKVHRQEKNEKLGPKCDDCGVHFASELAWKRHLVIATKHKVSNGCKFCGETFANEDDLKTHLKVHSRKQINRNLTKLPGPCAICHKWVENRAEYKAHMTSEHPQCDEAKKFHQEDQTPFVCEVCGKMFKKQCFLTYHQRKHTGERPYKCPVCDKAFQLAGALTIHRAVHERTRTHKCHVCERVFTFRTTLNKHMKIHLGIRPHKCTLCEKGFIHLCDLKLHIKYVHDKVPWPKKKNKRNVDDTAYLDYN